In Paenibacillus sp. G2S3, a single window of DNA contains:
- a CDS encoding glycosyltransferase family 2 protein codes for MDSVKSVVGGPGNYPISAVIIAQDDEVRISKAIQSCRLFADEVVVIDGGSKDGTVQLSESLNCRVYVNPWPGYAKQREFGVERAVHDWVFLIDTDEVVSDELAASILELKPGLMDQSVAYSIYRIGDFMGRWLDRGEYLVRLYNRKAYGIRNSLVHEMPEVSEERTIRLTGTLWHYGYRSINDHVARFNKYTDLEAESAYAKGKRFRVSHLLLRPPARFLQKYFLHGLFKKGMSGFGVSVFWVMYEFMVGFKHYELIRSGKLTQHNAQTSQTEKENKGERSYAVQ; via the coding sequence ATGGATTCAGTAAAAAGCGTGGTAGGCGGCCCAGGCAATTATCCAATATCGGCTGTCATCATCGCTCAGGATGACGAAGTTCGAATATCTAAGGCCATACAATCCTGCAGGTTATTCGCCGACGAGGTGGTTGTGATTGACGGAGGCAGCAAAGACGGGACAGTTCAGCTTTCCGAAAGCTTGAATTGTCGTGTATACGTCAACCCATGGCCCGGATATGCGAAACAGAGGGAGTTCGGAGTAGAACGCGCGGTTCATGATTGGGTCTTCCTTATTGATACTGACGAAGTGGTCAGCGACGAGTTGGCCGCAAGTATTCTTGAACTGAAACCGGGGCTTATGGATCAATCGGTGGCCTATTCTATCTACCGGATCGGTGATTTTATGGGCAGATGGCTGGATCGTGGCGAATACCTAGTGCGCCTTTACAACCGCAAAGCGTATGGAATTCGAAACAGCTTGGTGCACGAGATGCCCGAGGTCTCTGAAGAGCGAACCATACGTTTGACAGGAACCCTCTGGCATTATGGTTACCGCAGTATTAACGATCATGTGGCACGTTTCAATAAGTATACTGACTTGGAAGCTGAAAGTGCGTATGCCAAGGGCAAACGATTTCGGGTCAGTCATCTGCTGTTAAGACCGCCAGCCCGTTTCCTGCAAAAGTATTTCTTACACGGTTTGTTCAAGAAGGGAATGTCAGGTTTCGGTGTATCCGTATTCTGGGTCATGTATGAATTCATGGTCGGCTTCAAGCATTACGAATTAATTAGATCGGGAAAGCTGACTCAGCACAATGCGCAGACGAGTCAGACCGAGAAGGAGAATAAAGGAGAGAGAAGCTATGCCGTACAGTGA